A single genomic interval of Camelina sativa cultivar DH55 chromosome 11, Cs, whole genome shotgun sequence harbors:
- the LOC104722762 gene encoding uncharacterized protein At4g22758-like: MTTCSKSTNHVFERSFLEPSLINRRRDGGDSSLRRPSPMRGLQTEESADPIVYLPRIRSEVFSSSPTLTSLFSPSSSSPINQEGNKREAPKVVINVAVEGSPGPGPIRAMVKLSSNVEGTIKIVVDKYCEEGRTPKLSRDSAFELHQSHFSIQCLEKREIIGELGSRSFYMIKEAHEQNGGSLPGIATVRASLIPSSNLIGSCIAQFIGKIMKTRKIWNILVCVQ; the protein is encoded by the exons ATGACAACTTGTTCAAAATCGACAAATCATGTTTTCGAACGAAGCTTTTTAGAGCCGAGTCTCATCAATCGTCGCCGTGACGGAGGAGACAGTAGTTTGCGGCGACCGTCGCCGATGAGAGGATTACAGACGGAAGAATCTGCAGACCCGATCGTGTACTTGCCTAGGATTCGCTCTgaggttttctcttcttctccgacgTTAACGAGCTTATTTTCgccgtcttcttcatctccgaTCAATCAAGAA GGTAATAAAAGAGAAGCACCAAAAGTAGTAATTAATGTAGCAGTAGAAGGAAGTCCAGGTCCGGGACCTATAAGAGCAATGGTTAAGTTGAGTTCTAACGTCGAAGGAACGATCAAAATCGTTGTTGATAAGTACTGCGAAGAAGGACGAACACCTAAACTCAGTCGAGATTCCGCTTTTGAATTGCATCAGTCACATTTCAGCATCCAGT GTttggaaaaaagagaaataatagGAGAATTAGGAAGTAGAAGCTTCTACATGATAAAGGAAGCTCATGAACAAAACGGAGGTTCGCTACCCGGGATTGCAACGGTGAGAGCTAGCCTTATTCCGTCGTCGAATTTGATCGGATCGTGCATCGCTCAGTTCATTGGGAAAATCATGAAAACGAGAAAGATATGGAACATATTGGTATGTGTGCAGTGA
- the LOC104722764 gene encoding uncharacterized protein At4g22758: MSDSIHRRKASNPVANGGRSSRTRRTASRCVSDKHNTRSKSTKHVFERSFSEPSLINHRRDGGDSSLRRPSPMRGLQTEESADPIVYLPRIRSEVFSSSPTLTSLSSPSSSSPINQEGNKREAPKVVINVAVEGSPGPVRAMVKLSSNVEETIKIVVDKYCEEGRTPKLNRDSVFELHQSHFSIRCLEKREIIGELGSRSFYMRKKAHEQNGGSLPGIATVRTSLIPSSNLIGSCIAQFIGKIIRRTRKIWNILVCVQ, from the exons ATGTCTGATTCGATTCACAGGAGAAAAGCTTCGAATCCGGTTGCAAACGGTGGCCGGAGCTCAAGAACGAGACGCACGGCGTCACGGTGCGTTTCCGATAAGCATAATACCCGCTCGAAATCGACGAAACATGTTTTCGAACGAAGCTTCTCGGAGCCGAGTCTCATCAATCATCGCCGTGACGGAGGAGACAGTAGTTTGCGGCGACCGTCGCCGATGAGAGGTTTACAAACGGAAGAATCTGCAGACCCGATCGTTTACTTGCCTAGGATTCGCTCTgaggttttctcttcttctccgacgTTAACGAGCTTATCTTCgccgtcttcttcatctccgaTCAATCAAGAG gGTAATAAAAGAGAAGCACCAAAAGTAGTAATTAATGTAGCAGTAGAAGGAAGCCCTGGACCTGTAAGAGCAATGGTTAAGCTGAGTTCTAACGTCGAAGAAACGATCAAAATCGTTGTTGATAAGTACTGCGAAGAAGGACGAACACCTAAACTCAATCGAGATTCTGTTTTTGAATTGCATCAGTCACATTTCAGCATCCGGT GTttggaaaaaagagaaataatagGAGAATTAGGAAGTAGAAGCTTCTACATGAGAAAGAAAGCTCATGAACAAAACGGAGGTTCGTTACCCGGGATTGCAACGGTGAGAACTAGCCTTATTCCATCGTCGAATTTGATTGGATCGTGCATCGCTCAGTTCATTGGAAAAATAATAAGGAGAACGAGAAAGATATGGAACATATTGGTATGTGTGCAATGA
- the LOC104722765 gene encoding methylsterol monooxygenase 1-2-like, translated as MIPYVTVEEVSTALGRNLTRLETLWFDYSATKSDYYLYCHNILFLFAIFSFVSLPLVFIELSRSTSDWFDRYKIQPKVKNSFSDFFRCYKDVMKMFILVVGPLQLVSYPSIQMIEIRSGLPLPSLMEIVAQLVVYFLVEDYTNYWIHRFFHSKWGYEKFHHVHHEYTAPIGYAAPYAHWAEVLLLGIPTFLGPAIAPGHMITFWLWIALRQIEAIETHSGYDFPWTLTKYIPFYGGAEYHDYHHYVGGQSQSNFASVFTYCDYIYGTDKGYRFQKKLLQQIKESSKKSNKQINGGGKLD; from the exons ATGATCCCTTACGTTACAGTCGAAGAAGTGTCCACGGCGTTAGGCCGAAACCTCACTCGGCTGGAGACTCTCTGGTTCGATTACTCCGCCACCAAATCAGACTACTACCTCTACTGCCACaacatcctcttcctcttcgcCATCTTCTCCTTCGTCTCTCTCCCTCTCGTCTTCATCGAATTGTCTCGATCTACCTCGGATTGGTTCGATCGGTACAAGATTCAACCCAAGGTGAAGAACTCCTTCTCCGATTTCTTCCGGTGTTACAAAGACGTCATGAAGATGTTCATCCTCGTCGTTGGTCCTTTACAACTCGTTTCTTATCCTTCgattcag ATGATTGAGATTCGAAGTGGGTTGCCATTACCATCGTTAATGGAGATTGTAGCACAGTTAGTGGTTTACTTCTTGGTAGAGGATTACACTAACTACTGGATTCATAGATTCTTTCATTCCAAATGGGGTTATGAGAAGTTTCATCATGTTCATCATGAGTATACAGCTCCTATTGGTTATGCTGCTCCTTATGCACATTGGGCTGAGGTTTTGCTTCTTGGCATTCCCACGTTTCTTGGACCGGCCATTGCTCCTGGTCACATGATTACCTTTTGGTTGTGGATTGCTTTACGCCAAATTGAGGCTATCGAAACTCATAGCGG GTATGATTTCCCATGGACTCTGACAAAGTACATTCCGTTCTATGGTGGAGCTGAGTATCATGATTATCATCACTATGTTGGAGGACAAAGCCAGAGCAACTTTGCATCAGTTTTCACTTACTGCGACTATATCTATGGAACTGACAAA GGTTACCGGTTCCAAAAGAAGCTTCTGCAGCAG ATCAAAGAATCGTCCAAGAAGAGCAACAAGCAGATTAATGGAGGAGGGAAATTGGATTAG
- the LOC104722766 gene encoding methylsterol monooxygenase 1-3-like: MIPYGTVEEASVALGRNLTRLETVWFDYTATKSNFHVYCHTILLLFLVFSLAPLPLVFVELSGWFDQYKIQPKVKYSLSEMFRCYKQVMKLFLLVVGTLQIVSYPSIQMVGIRSGLPLPSLMEIVAQLVVYFLIEDYTNYWIHRWLHCKLGYEMIHRIHHEHTSPIGYASPYAHWGEILILGIPTFLGPAIAPGHIMTFWLWIALRQIEAIETHSGYDFPWTLTKFIPFYGGAEYHDYHHYVGGQSQSNFASVFTYCDYIYGTDKGYRIHKKLLQQQVKEEAKEKGGTKYD, translated from the exons ATGATCCCATATGGAACCGTTGAAGAGGCGTCCGTGGCTTTAGGACGAAACCTGACTAGGCTCGAGACGGTTTGGTTCGATTACACAGCCACCAAGTCCAATTTCCATGTATATTGCCACACCATTTTGCTTCTCTTCCTTGTCTTTTCCCTCGCTCCTCTCCCTCTCGTGTTTGTGGAACTGTCCGGCTGGTTCGATCAGTACAAGATTCAGCCGAAGGTTAAGTATTCGTTGTCAGAGATGTTCCGATGTTATAAACAAGTCATGAAGTTGTTCCTTCTCGTCGTCGGTACCTTACAAATCGTTTCTTATCCTTCGATCCAG ATGGTAGGGATTCGAAGTGGTTTGCCATTACCATCGTTAATGGAGATAGTAGCACAGCTAGTGGTTTACTTCTTGATAGAAGATTACACTAACTACTGGATCCATAGATGGTTGCATTGCAAATTGGGTTATGAGATGATTCATCGAATCCATCACGAGCACACATCACCGATCGGATACGCATCTCCGTACGCACATTGGGGCGAGATCTTGATTCTTGGTATTCCGACGTTTCTTGGACCCGCGATTGCTCCTGGCCACATTATGACCTTTTGGTTATGGATAGCTTTACGCCAAATCGAGGCTATTGAGACTCACAGCGG ATATGATTTTCCATGGACTCTGACAAAATTTATTCCTTTTTACGGTGGAGCTGAGTATCATGATTATCATCATTACGTTGGAGGACAAAGCCAGAGCAACTTTGCTTCAGTGTTTACGTACTGTGATTACATCTATGGAACTGACAAA GGTTATAGAATCCATAAGAAGCTTCTTCAACAGCAG GTCAAGGAGGAAGCAAAGGAGAAGGGAGGAACGAAATATGATTAG
- the LOC104722767 gene encoding methylsterol monooxygenase 1-3-like: MVWFNYSATKSHFYVYCHTILLLFLVFSLAPLPLVVVELTGWFNQYKIQPKVKYSFSDMFRCYKDVMKLFILVVGTLQIVSYPSIQMIGIRSGLPLPSCLEIVSQIVVYFLIEDYFNYWIHRLLHCKWGYEKIHRIHHEYTSPIGYASPYAHWAEILILGIPTFLGPVITPGHILTYWLWIALRQIEAIETHSGYDFPWTLTKWIPFYGGAEYHDYHHHVGGQSQSNFASVFTYCDYIYGTDKGYRIYKKLLHHQQVNDILN; this comes from the exons atggtttggttcaattactCAGCCACCAAATCCCATTTCTATGTATATTGCCACACCATTTTGCTTCTCTTCCTCGTGTTTTCCCTAGCTCCTCTCCCTCTTGTCGTTGTGGAATTGACCGGCTGGTTCAATCAGTATAAGATTCAGCCGAAAGTTAAGTATTCGTTTTCAGACATGTTCCGATGTTATAAAGATGTCATGAAGTTGTTCATTCTCGTCGTCGGCACATTGCAAATCGTTTCTTATCCTTCAATCCAG ATGATTGGGATTAGAAGTGGGTTACCATTGCCATCTTGTTTGGAGATAGTATCACAAATAGTGGTTTACTTCTTGATAGAGGATTACTTTAACTACTGGATCCATAGATTGTTGCATTGCAAATGGGGTTATGAGAAGATTCATCGAATCCATCACGAGTACACATCTCCCATCGGATATGCCTCCCCGTATGCACATTGGGCCGAGATCTTGATCCTTGGTATTCCGACGTTTCTTGGACCGGTGATTACTCCTGGCCACATTTTGACCTATTGGTTATGGATAGCTTTACGGCAAATCGAAGCTATTGAGACTCATAGCGG ATATGATTTCCCATGGACTCTGACAAAATGGATTCCTTTCTACGGTGGAGCTGAGTATCATGATTATCATCACCACGTTGGAGGACAAAGCCAAAGCAACTTTGCATCAGTTTTCACTTACTGCGACTACATCTATGGAACTGACAAG GGCTATCGAATCTATAAGaagcttcttcatcatcagcaggTTAATGATATTCTTAACTAA
- the LOC104722768 gene encoding probable protein S-acyltransferase 13, translated as MAWNVFKFCTALRALGSIMIVVVIGIIGFTYYAVVIANYGPSLLTGGFDSLVALLVLALFHFLLVMLLWSYFSVVVTDPGGVPTGWRPELDIEKSGDGNQNLIGEANPSLSVGDSSNHGVRYCRKCNQYKPPRSHHCSVCGRCILKMDHHCVWVVNCVGAMNYKSFLLFLFYTFLETTLVAISLLPVFLVFFGDGDGDITVSPGSLAATFVAFVLNIAFALSVLGFLIMHIMLVARNTTTIEAYEKHTVNWPYNLGRKTNFEQVFGSDKMYWFVPLYIEEDMKKLPALGGLDNASRSETEPLQSL; from the exons ATGGCGTGGAACGTGTTCAAGTTCTGCACAGCACTTCGTGCCTTGGGTTCGATTATGATCGTAGTTGTCATCGGGATCATCGGATTCACATACTACGCTGTTGTCATCGCGAATTACGGACCTTCTCTATTGACCGGTGGTTTCGATTCGTTAGTAGCTCTTTTGGTTTTAGCCTTGTTTCACTTTCTG CTTGTAATGCTGTTGTGGAGTTATTTCTCTGTTGTTGTGACGGATCCTGGTGGTGTTCCGACGGGTTGGAGGCCAGAATTAGATATAGAGAAAAGCGGCGATGGAAACCAAAATTTGATTGGAGAAGCTAACCCATCACTCTCGGTTGGAGATTCCTCGAATCATGGTGTAAGATACTGCAGGAAGTGCAATCAATATAAACCTCCTCGTTCTCACCATTGTTCAGTAT GTGGAAGATGCATACTAAAGATGGACCATCACTGTGTTTGGGTTGTAAATTGTGTTGGGGCAATGAATTACAAGTCTTTTCTCCTATTCTTG TTTTACACATTTCTTGAGACAACGTTGGTTGCAATATCGCTATTGCCAGTTTTCCTCGTATTCTTCGGTGATGGAGATGGTGACATAACTGTATCACCAGGAAGCCTAGCAGCCACCTTTGTTGCATTTG TATTGAACATAGCATTTGCGCTAAGTGTCCTAGGCTTCTTAATTATGCACATAATGTTGGTTGCTCGTAACACCACAACTATTGAG GCATATGAGAAGCATACAGTTAACTGGCCGTACAACCTTGGCCGTAAGACAAACTTTGAACAG GTATTTGGAAGTGATAAGATGTACTGGTTCGTGCCATTATACATCGAAGAAGATATGAAGAAGTTGCCAGCACTTGGAGGGTTGGACAATGCGAGCAGGTCGGAGACAGAGCCACTTCAGTCTCTATGA
- the LOC104722769 gene encoding methyl-CpG-binding domain-containing protein 1-like, which yields MDASSSANPTTLKRKGKTSEREMGIFAVQCEECHKWRQIETQEAYEQIRRRLLEDKFVCMQKEGTTCEDAGDLVYDSSRVWAVDKRGLPETPRGFRRSLVMKKDYSKVDAYYVTSTGRKLKMYSEVEDFLKANDPDYDSRMLEDFTFTVPKIMEKTVPKPTKE from the exons ATGGACGCTAGCTCATCAGCGAATCCAACAACCCTTAAG AGAAAAGGCAAAACTTCAGAGAGGGAGATGGGTATCTTTGCTGTGCAATGTGAGGAGTGCCACAAGTGGAGGCAGATTGAGACGCAAGAAGCATACGAACAAATAAGACGTAGACTACTCGAGGACAAGTTTGTGTGTATGCAGAAAGAGGGTACTACCTGTGAAGATGCTGGAGACCTTGTGTACGACTCCTCCAGAGTATGGGCCGTTGACAAGCGTGGCTTGCCTGAGACACCAAGAGGGTTCAGGAGGAGCTTAGTTATGAAAAAGGACTACTCGAAAGTTGATGCTTACTACGTAACTTCTACTGGGAGGAAGTTGAAGATGTACTCTGAGGTTGAAGACTTCCTTAAGGCCAATGATCCGGATTATGATAGTAGAATGCTTGAAGATTTTACTTTTACAGTCccaaaaataatggaaaaaactGTCCCCAAGCCAACCAAAGAgtag
- the LOC104722770 gene encoding methyl-CpG-binding domain-containing protein 1 — protein sequence MDAKSAASASSTTAKRKFIASGRLIDIYAVECKLCSKWRKIDTQEEYEEIRSRQREDPFVCNKKEGVSCKDAADLNYDSSRTWVIDKPGLPKTPRGFKRSLILRKDYSKMDAYYITPTGKRLKSRNEIAAFIEANQDYSYAPLEDFNFTVPKVMEDTIPSTTVHGGLTIRSRPRTISHPRKIIN from the exons ATGGATGCGAAATCAGCAGCATCGGCGTCATCAACCACCGCTAAG AGAAAATTCATTGCTTCAGGGAGGTTGATTGATATCTATGCTGTTGAATGTAAACTTTGCTCGAAGTGGAGGAAGATTGATACTCAAGAAGAGTATGAGGAGATCAGAAGTAGACAACGGGAGGACCCATTTGTGTGCAACAAGAAAGAAGGTGTTTCCTGTAAAGATGCTGCAGACCTCAACTATGATTCCTCCAGAACATGGGTCATTGACAAGCCTGGCTTGCCTAAGACACCAAGAGGGTTCAAGAGGAGCTTAATTCTGAGAAAGGACTACTCGAAAATGGATGCTTACTACATAACTCCTACTGGGAAGAGGCTCAAGTCTCGCAACGAAATCGCAGCATTCATTGAAGCCAACCAGGATTATAGTTATGCACCGCTTGAAGATTTCAATTTCACTGTCCCAAAGGTGATGGAAGATACTATCCCTAGTACTACTGTCCATGGTGGTCTAACTATCAGGTCAAGACCCAGAACCATAAGCCATCCAAGGAAAATTATTAATTGA